GCATTTCCATATGTACCACTAAATCCCATTGGTACCGTACAGCTATTAGCTACACAGCTAAAACATTTGCCAGTATGATGTGGAATAATTAATGTTTGAATATCGTTTGGTAACAAGTCTGCTTGCTGATACATAGATTGAATGGTAGGACAGTTACTTCGTCCCCATCTTGGAATAGAAAAAAGATTATTATCATTAAAATTAAAAATAGCATTATGATGATTAGATGGAAATGCTAAACTATTTTCAAAACCAACAAATGGTATAAATCTATTAGGTTGATGAAATTGTACTGCTTGATTTAATTGATACGACCATTCAAAATAATTGACACCAAATGTATCAGGATGATTGCCATCGCTATGATCTGTTACAGCACTAAAGTCTAATCCATCAGAATTTCTAGCATAACTTAAAGAGTTATCACCAAGACCATCTCTACTGTATTTTGTGTGTGAGTGAAAATCGCCCCAATAAATATTGCTCAATTTATCATCTACCAAAGTAAAATTTGATTTATATATTTTGCCATTTAAAATACATTCTACTTGATAGATGCCATTTTCTAAAAATGTTATAGGTACATCAATGTGATTAGAATTATTAATTTGAATGGTGTTAGTACAATTTACATTATTAGGAACATTTATACCAATAGTCTTATTATTTACATTTACAATGTTAGTAAACCGATCTGTTATCATTAATTTTAGTATAGCTGGCTCATTTTTTTTAGCTATACTTGGTAGTACCACATTTAAAATTAAATTATTAGAGTCTGGCAATACTTTAAACGATTGAGCAGTAGTATTAAGTAAGTAATTATTAGTATTAAAATTACATAAAACTCTATATTGATCTTCATAAGCATAACCTCTATTTCCTGTAAAAGTGCCGTTGCCATTAGCACCATAAATTATTTCTAATGAAGTTCCAGTTTTTAAAGTATCTAGTAATTTAATGGTTACAATCGAACCTTTATCATCATGTTCTATGTTATAGCTTTGCAAATTTTGATTGGTAAATTCTGCTCGTAATAAATTAACAGATGTTATTTGTTGTGCTTTATTATTAATAGTTGCTTTTAAATAACCTGCTCTAATATTGGCTGGTATAAAAATAAACGGAAACAAATTCATGCCATCATAAGCAAAGTCAGAATATAATTTTGGAAAAATTATCTTAATCTGGGTGTTCGGATAAATATCTGTAGAGTCATTTTTAATACTCAAGTGTTTTGCCGTAGTAGTATTTACACTTACAGTACTAGTATTTGAACTTAAGGTAAAGGCATTAGTATATCCATTAACCATTTGAGCATTTGTTTTTACAGGTATAGCAAAAGAAAAAGTTAAATAGATTAGACTAAGGATAAAACGCTTATAGGAGTTCTTGTTTAGCATGCTAGGAATATTTTAGGGCAGTAATAAATACTATAAAAAGGATTATGCTGCAAATATATCTTTTATTTTTTAAATTTTATCATTTCTTATAAAAAATATTTTGGCTTTAATTGTCTGTATTTTTAATTACATTAGCAACCCAATGCCAAAAATGAAATTAAACTATACTATATCATTTAATAACTATACCAACAACTATGTAGATATTGTTTTATCTATTTCAGATATCAATATTTCTAATGATAAACTACTTCTTTGTTTGCCAACATGGACACCAGGATCTTATTTAATTAGAGAGTATGCTAAAAATATTGACCAAGTTGTTTTATTAGAAGACGATAATAAAACAGTTCTACAAAAACAAAATAAAAATTCGTGGATTATACCTATCAATAATAAAAATGAAATTACTATTGCTTATGCTGTTTATTGTTTTGAATGGGGCGTTCGTAATAATTTTATTAACGATGAATTGATCTTTCTAACAGGTGCTGCTACATTCTTTTATGTAAAAGGCAATGAAAATCTACCTATTGAAATTATTATTGAAGTACCTAAAAATTATACTAAAATTGCAACTTCGCTTAAAAAAGTAGCAGGAAATGAATGGCACCGAAAAGCAGATAATTATGATGAATTAGTAGATAGTCCAATCGAAATTGGCAATCAAGAAAACTTATACTTTACAGTTGATGATGTACCACACCAAGTGAGTGTTTTTGGTGAAAGCAATATGCAAAAAGAAACATTCATCAAAGACTTAGAAAAAATTATTGCGGTAGAAAACGAAATTTTTACTTCCAATCCTTGCGATAATTACTTGTTTATTATACATCATTCTGCTACAAATTATGGAGGACTAGAACACAAATACTGTTCGGTAAATAATGTGCCGAGAAACAATTACAGTAAAGATAAATACGGACAAACCATGAGTTTACTAGCACATGAGTACTTTCATTTATGGAATGTAAAACGCATCAAACCAAGTAGCTTTATTCCTTACGATTATACCAATGAAATGTATACCGATTTGCTTTGGTTTTTTGAAGGCGTTACCAGTTATTACGACGATTTAATTTGCTACAGAGCAGGTATTCATACACAAGAAGAATATTTAAAAATTGTAGCCAATAACTTAAATGTAGTTATTAATACGCCAGGCAATAATATTCAAACATTAGCAGAAGCAAGTTTTGATACTTGGATTAAATACTATAGAAAAAATGAAAATACCAACAACACACAAATTAGTTACTATACAAAAGGAGCTGTTGTAGTAATGTTGTTTGATTTTATTACAATGATTGCAACTGGTGGCGAACGCAATTTCGATTTTGTTTTACGAAGCTTGTATAACGATTATCTAAAAGATAAAAACAAAGGCATTACTGAAGCAGATATTACCAACACACTTTCAAATATTGCCGGAATTGATTTTGCTACCTACATACAAAAATATATTCATCAAACTGGCTTTAACGATTTTGAAAAATATTTTGAGCAAATTGGTTTAACACTCAATACCATTACCGATAGTAAACCTACACTTGGCATTAGCATAAAGAACGAGTTTAATAAAACTACTATCACTCAAAAAAATAGTATTTACAATCAAAGCAATGGCTTTTTAAATGTAAACGACGAAATAATTGCAATAGATGGAGTTGCTCTTAATAATAATTTATCTGATATTATACAATCAAAGTATATTAATCAAAAAATAAATATTTTAGTAAATAGAGATGGCTTGCTAAAAACTTATGATACAACTATTAGTGCAAGCAAAAAAATAAGCTATCAAATAGCAATAAAAAATAATTTAAACGACTTACAGAAAAAGCTACTAAGCATTTGGCTAAAACAAAAACATTTTAATAGTTAATATGTTATTTTAATTTATATTAATTCATCTATAAACTAACTATCTATTTAAAATAATAAATAAAAAGCACAGACCAAAGCAGTTTAGCGTTGAAGCATTTTTAGCAATAGATATAAATGTCTCGAAATTGCATTGTGAGGTACGAGCAATAAGCATGTAGAGACAAATTTATCATCGGTTTGCTTCACCAAAAGAAGAAATAGAGAAAAGCAAAATTGCCTTAAATGCTTCTTGACTTTTTGGTTCGTTTTGTGTCAAGACAAAATGAACAAAGTATTGTTAAATCGACTTAAAGCATTATTCCTTCGAAAGAAGGAATCTATGAACTCTTTCATTATACTTCAATGACAGTTTTTTATTTGTTACAAATTATATATATACTAAGCTTTTATCAGTGCTATAAAATATACACT
Above is a genomic segment from Chitinophagales bacterium containing:
- a CDS encoding M61 family metallopeptidase, producing MKLNYTISFNNYTNNYVDIVLSISDINISNDKLLLCLPTWTPGSYLIREYAKNIDQVVLLEDDNKTVLQKQNKNSWIIPINNKNEITIAYAVYCFEWGVRNNFINDELIFLTGAATFFYVKGNENLPIEIIIEVPKNYTKIATSLKKVAGNEWHRKADNYDELVDSPIEIGNQENLYFTVDDVPHQVSVFGESNMQKETFIKDLEKIIAVENEIFTSNPCDNYLFIIHHSATNYGGLEHKYCSVNNVPRNNYSKDKYGQTMSLLAHEYFHLWNVKRIKPSSFIPYDYTNEMYTDLLWFFEGVTSYYDDLICYRAGIHTQEEYLKIVANNLNVVINTPGNNIQTLAEASFDTWIKYYRKNENTNNTQISYYTKGAVVVMLFDFITMIATGGERNFDFVLRSLYNDYLKDKNKGITEADITNTLSNIAGIDFATYIQKYIHQTGFNDFEKYFEQIGLTLNTITDSKPTLGISIKNEFNKTTITQKNSIYNQSNGFLNVNDEIIAIDGVALNNNLSDIIQSKYINQKINILVNRDGLLKTYDTTISASKKISYQIAIKNNLNDLQKKLLSIWLKQKHFNS